A stretch of DNA from Cryptomeria japonica chromosome 4, Sugi_1.0, whole genome shotgun sequence:
GTATACCTATTGTGTGGAAACTATCAATCACCATCAACAATTTCTTATACTCAACATATTgagaaattttagaaaaatagaaactttaaatAGATTGGATGTAatggtcatatcaaaatcaagacctaGACTAGATTCACAAATGCAAGATCAAATCTAGATAAGCATAAAAATGATCTAAGATGATAGATAAATCATTGACTAATTCCAAAACATTAACCTATATATAATTGATATTTCTAGAATATTAAAAATTTTCATCGAACATCCACCATATCTTTAACTCTAAATATTACCTATTATTTTTTCCCTTTTAGATAATTCATTTCCTTTAATTACATATTGTAAATGATACAAAACATTTTGTCTATggtaaattatttatattaatattattctATATAGGAAATATGTTTCCTTTCCACTTTTCCATTAATAGGTAACATATTATGCTATGAAATTCCATTTTGGCAAATCCTCTTGGTCAATCTCAAGAAAACTCAGTACATGGCCTTTGTCATAATTGCTAGAACTAAGTTTCTTGAGAAACATGTCTTATATGCCCTTGCCAATCTTCCAAGTTCTTAGCACCATTTGTTTATGCATAACTTCTACAAACTAAATATTAAAAAGAAATTGGAGATATAGACTATATCAAATCCACGAGCTACACTAGGTCTACACATGCAAGACCAAATCCTTAATCATAAAAGTCATCTAAGATATTATATAAATCATTGACTAGGCATAAAGAATTCATTTATGCATCACTTACATTTCTAAAATCTATTTATTGTATATCATTAATGGTACAAACATTTTATCTAAGGTAGAttgttaatattaatattaatttttatatgAAATATATTTCCTTTTCACTTTTCCTTGGTAGGGTTTTCAGCTACGAATGTCGATTTGGCCAAATCCTCCTGGTCAATCTTAAGAAAACTCACTGGATGTCCTTAGTCATGGCCGGTAGATTTAAGTTTTTAAAGCAACATGCCATATATATACTGTTACCAATCTTCCAAGTTCTTAGCACAATTAATTTATACATAACTTGTGCAAATTTATTACATATCTTATCTCCACTCATCTAGAGTTGAAGAAACGCAGGCTGAGCATTATATACATAACCTCAAGCGTTATTTAAACGATACTAGAGTTTTCATTCTACGAGATAGGCGAAAGTAAGCACCTCACCGATGTCATCGAGGTCATCCAGGGACGGGTTCGATATGACAGAACGTTTGATAGCTGAGCTATAATTGGTTTTTTCGTCCCAGAACTTGGACCACAGCATGACACCTCCATATTGGGGTGATTTCTTGACAGTAGGCAGCACTTTGGAGATAAGGATGTTTGGAGGAATGAAACCGCTGCCAGCAGCACCAGGGGCAGCCGGAAGCCCGACGAAGAATCCCCGTGGTTCAGCAGTCCGTATAGATGTTGTCCATTTCTTCCACGAATTCAACAGCTTGGAAGCGTCACCATTGGCGTACTGGCAGGAAGGATTGTTGTAGAACTGGATCCACACGTAGTCGAACAACCCAGTCTTTAAGGCCTCTCCAAGATGTGCGTCAGGAAAGGGGCACTGCGGAGCAGCGCTGAGATAGACCTTCTTAGAGGGGGTGCTACGGGCCTTCAAGGCCCTCACGAGATGCTCCCAGTTCTTCGTTGTGGCTTCGATGTCGAAGTCGATGCCGTTCAGAACGGCGGGTCCCAGAGGCCTGGACGGCGAGCTCCCTCCGAGATAGTTGTTCCACAGATAGTCGGCCACCTTGCGCGCATCATCCGGTGAAGCGACTGAATAACTTCCGGTGCCTCCTCCGAGGGAGAGAAACACCTTTACGCCGCGGGACTGACAGGTTTTAATGTCGGCACTCAGCGATTTGCATGATCCCGTTGCGGGATTGCAGTGGCCTGCCAGATTGAGGACTGGCGTCTGCCCGTTCCCAAACGTGGTCAGAAACGAGATCATCACATATTTGAAGTTGCCGCTTGTGCAGGTTTTCGCGAGAGTGGCTTCGCCAGTACTTTGGCCCCAGTATACGCTTATGCTTCCCGCCGATGCCCCGTTCCATAGCAGAGCAACTATCAGGGCAATGGCGTCCCCTCTCATTCCGTGAGTCTTCATGCTTGGCAATTAATGCTTTTCGCTACCTAAGCTGGTGAGATTGGCGTGTTTATATAGCTCTCCGGAAACCGCTATCCAGTTAGATAAACTGCACTTTGCATAAAGGAGGTGTCCGCCCTACGTATGTTTGTGCGGTTTAAATGGCTGCATAGACGTTCTGAAGTACCCAGTTGAACGTGTCCTGCGGCGGGTTTTCAGAGTCGGTAGTACTTGTGAATGTGAATAGCATGGGAGGCTTTGTCACGGGGGATGAAACCAAAGGCATTGACGAAATGGGAGGCCtcttaaatgcattaatttctttaattCAAATTGTGTCGTAAGAATGATTCAGCTTCTCGAGGACAGCAAACGAATTCTTATCCTTATGGAATCATCATACATCATGATGATTCCATCCTCATACATCATGATGATTGAATTTGTATATACAAAATTATTTCTTCACTTAATCCTTATCTGCGACTAATCATCAGTAAATACATTCTATTTATTTGTATCGCAGAGCTATTATCTACGTCTATTCTCCATAGATAACGGCATCATGTCATGTTTCCAACGTTCGATGCAATATCATATTTACGCTGAAGGCGTTCCCTATTTGAGATGAATCACACAATCTTTAAAATCTATGGCTGAAAGTTAGCCAAAACGAATGGAAGACCATTGGAAAGGTTTCCGCCATTGATTGGTTTTTTTCCTATTTTGTCGTCTGCGTACGGTGGCTGCATGAAAGGACTCATCGGCACTGGCTATGCAGCCCTTTAAACCGCACTGCATAGCCGATGCCGTCTGATTTCTATGCCTCCTTATATAATGTCAGTCCGTGCTCTTGCGGCTTCTGCCTGTCCCCGTGCGTGCGGAAGAACAGACGGCAGCTCAAATCAATGTTTTTAAAGACCCTCGCCCTCCTCGCAGCCCCGTGGTGAAAACcctgtaaatttttatttttttattatactttatagaattttttttaaatgttactttataaattttgattatattattagtaattttttaatatattttatttaaattatttttttttgattttttaatatatTCTATCAAATGAATCTCAAATGATTTAAAGGTGTATAATATAAATATAACAATTAAAATAGGTTTAATTATAGataaaatatcatttaagattaaggtagaaatataattaacattagggttaaaatatcatttaagattaggattaaaatataatttacCTAAATAGGAGTTTAATAATggttaaaatatcatttaagataaaaattaaaatataatttaagatAAAGTTAAAATATTTTAACCATAATCTTAATTAAATAAAAGGTCAATATCAACATTTAAATTTGACCTGAGTAAAAATGTGATAAAAGTATGTGGTTCTCAATTATATAAAGATGTTTAAGATaagaaataattacaaaataaatataaaaagattATCATTGATTAATGAAAATTAGTTTGAACCttcaaataaaatgattttagTCATAGATTTATCatagatttattttctttttaaatatgaATATTATTAGGATTATTAGTGTAACGcttattaatttttaataatattaatattaataaaatggaTATGAAGCATTAAGTAAGAGGTGAAATAtctatagaaaaaataataaatatttgttaaaCTAGAATAATAATCTTTTTGCAAGTTATAAAGAGTTTAGTATAGTCTTTTTAAATATGAATATAATTAGGATTGTTAGTCTAATGCTTAAtagtttttaataatattaataaaatggaTATGAAGCATTAAGAAAGACGTGAAATAtctatagaaaaaataataaatatttgttaaactagaataataaaatgattttattcatagatttattttctttttaaatatgaATATAATTAGGATTGTTAGCTAGCATGTATATAAGTTTAGAAACCTAAAAATTTTATGGAGATCCCATTTTACCCTAAGTGTAAGAAAAAAGTAATGAtggattaaaataaaatttaagattAGGGTTAAAATATTTCATCCCTAATCTTAATTatatttatatcttaatcttaaatgatattttaCTCATGATTAAACTCTCATATTTTAATTGTAATCTTAAATGACATTATACTCATCATTAAACTCCCATATTTTAATTCTAATCTTAAATGTTATTTTAATCCTAatcttaaattatattttaatccttatCTTTTAACCCTTATCTTACATgatattttaaccataattaaacccctatattttaactctaatcttaaattatattttaaccttaatctGAAATGGTCTATTTTACTCTTAATCTTAAACTATATTTTAATCTTGATTGTACAAaatattttaaccataattaaacACCGAAATTCATAATTGTGAGCTCAAATCACTATTGCAAAAATCAAACGGTATGGATTGAGACAAGTAATGGCCGTCAGGTATGACGATCAGATCAGCCGTGTCAATTATGGTgaccttcatagcccattttatttatttattttgcgcGGATCCTGATCTTGTGCTGTATTGAACTGAAAAAAAAagtcaaattaattatttttacgCCGAAGGCGTATCCTACTATGGAATGCACCAGCTCAGTTTTGTAGATCTATGGTTGATACTTGCTCTTAGGCGTGCAAGACAATTGAAACGTCTGCAACCATTGGATTTATTTGGAATTGTTTTCACTTGTTTTTTCATAAAAGGGTTTCGCTTATTTTCTCTCACTGTAATCAATGCCTCCCGTATTGTCTTACATGCCGTGGACAAGCTAATTTATTGCATCAACGGTGGAACTTACTCTAAACGGAATGCAAGACGATTGGGATGGCTAGAGTCGTCGGATCGTTTTCCTGTgggttttttaattataaaattataaaccTCCGCCAATGTTTTTATTGCTTCGCATGCCAATGACGGAAAGGATGGATCGTTTTCCCGTGGGTTTTTTAATTATAAAACTATAAACGTCCCCCAATGTCTGACGGAAGGTACTTACACAGATCATTAGGGAAATGTGCGATATACAAAGGACTTCAAATTAACAAGTTTTTTTAGTTTAAACTTTTTAAACTCACCTAACTTTTCCCAAAGCTACGTGCATGCAAGTTTTTGAATactcattttaaaatatataattatttcttGATATCTGTTTGTTCTTTTTTGTTACCATCTATTTTCTTTAAGTTCTAACTTTTATTATTATACATTTTAATATTATTagattataataaatataatatatgaaaaataaattatgtctaattttaattttaattaatatttttttatattataatctatgataaataaataaatgattttaatATAAGTTATATAAATTTtagtaataataatatttaatttatataaatagtaaataatttattaataaatatatattttttaaataatgatattattaatagttattttattcatatatatgttgaattaatttttaatttaattttaatataattttaacttattttaataattattatattataagtataatatataaataattgatttttaatatcatataaaaaaattaataataatattatttagctTATATAAATATGGAATAAGTTTGTAATAAATataattgtttttaaaataaaaaaattaataatcatTATTCATATATAAgttgacttaattaaatagataatttaTGAATTAATGTTTCTTTTTTAAATAGGCTtcactttatttttaatttttatataagcTTCACTTTATTTTGCATTGGCATATTTCCAAAAGTAATTTGTGATCAAACATAAACCATTCTCTTGCTTAAGTGATCTATACGTCACAACattttttaatatatcattttattttgtGTCCCaccttatatttatttatttttaatttttttaacttagaATCTTTTCTACAACATCACtggtaataaaaaaaaattaattagatgAGATCaagataaatagattttatttttacCATGGTTGTAAATATGCACTCTAACTacttttattttctctctttcacTCATTTAAACatctttatatttaataaatattcctTTGACCTTTTTTATTAGCTCAGTTAGATTTCACTTTCACCACCACAATTATAGGTAGCTGTAGATATGCTTTCTAACCACTTTTGTTTTCCCTCTTTCACTCATTTAATTGTCCAACAATCAATTTGACCTTTTTTATTTAGTGTTTATTTACAAATATTTATTGATATAATTAGGGATGATTAAATTAAAGTATTAGATTTAAAttacaaattaacaattaatattattttataattatatctAATATTATATAATAGTTTATAAATAATTAACATTATTTATAATTGTAGAAATAAATTGAAGttgttaaatttaatattatatgataaataataaattaatttaatattattttgtaattatttatttataaatttaataatttgttatcaatataataataatagttattttagttaataatttaatatatataatatagagatataataaataaattagatcaaattaaattaaattaaattaaattaaatatgatatttgaatagattataaaaataaatttaagttataaatttaatattatataataaataataaattaatttaatattattttgtaattatttatttataaatttaataatatgttGTAAATATAAAAATAAGAGTTTCTTAGTTAATAGTTAAATTTGTATAATATAGAGATATAATAGAATAAATtagattaaattgaatttaatatgaTTATTGAATAGAAAAACAAAACTaatgttaaattttttaaaaatgtgATTATCAACACTTAAAAGTTATTAGAACAATATGAGGTTGTATGGGTCTTAAGAGTACTTGAACTCATAATGTATCACTATTCGAGAACATGTTTAATGGTATCT
This window harbors:
- the LOC131875111 gene encoding acidic endochitinase-like, yielding MRGDAIALIVALLWNGASAGSISVYWGQSTGEATLAKTCTSGNFKYVMISFLTTFGNGQTPVLNLAGHCNPATGSCKSLSADIKTCQSRGVKVFLSLGGGTGSYSVASPDDARKVADYLWNNYLGGSSPSRPLGPAVLNGIDFDIEATTKNWEHLVRALKARSTPSKKVYLSAAPQCPFPDAHLGEALKTGLFDYVWIQFYNNPSCQYANGDASKLLNSWKKWTTSIRTAEPRGFFVGLPAAPGAAGSGFIPPNILISKVLPTVKKSPQYGGVMLWSKFWDEKTNYSSAIKRSVISNPSLDDLDDIGEVLTFAYLVE